In Streptomyces sp. NBC_00344, the genomic window CCTCGACTGCGCGATCGGGGTGGGCCCCAACCCGCTGCTCGCCAGGATGGCCGCACGGGACGCCCGCCCCGGGACGACCCTGGCGGTGGATGACGCGATTGCCTTCCTCGCGGACCGGCCGGCCGCCGCGCTGTACGGGGTCGGGCCGAAGACGGCCCGCACGCTCTGCTCGTACGGGCTCGACTCCATCGGCCGGATTGCCGCAGCGCCGCTCGCCACTCTCCAGCGGATCGCCGGCGCCCGTGCCGGACGAGAGCTCCAGGAGCGGGCGCGGGGCATCGACCGTACGCAGGTCGTACCGAACGCGGCGGCCCGCTCCATCGCATCCGAACGGGCCTTTCCCCGGGACGAACTGGACCGGGAGCGGCACCGCAGGGCGCTGCTCTCGCTCGCCGATGAACTGGGGGCCCGGATGCGCGGCGAAGGCCAGGTGTGCCGCTCGCTGACGCTCACCGTGCGGTATGCCGACCGGTCCACCACCACCCGGGGCCGCACCCTGGCCGAGCCGACCGCGCACTCGGTGGCGCTCACCGCGACGGCGTACGCGATCCATGAATCGCTCGGGCTGCAGCGGGCCAGAGTGCGGGGGATCGGGCTGCGGGCCGAAGGCCTGACGCCGGTCGAGCACTCCGCGCACCAGCTGACGTTCGACCCCGCCGACGACCGGGCGCGCCGGATCGAGGCGGTGGCGGACCGGGCGCGGGCCAGGTTCGGCCCCAGGGCGATCGTGCCCGGCGCGCTTGCGGCATAAGAACCCGCTGATCGGCGAAGATCTTCACCTGATCCCCCATCAGTTCTTTACCGACGCGTAACTTCCCCCGCCACCTTACTGGCGCGTAATTTGAGCGATGAAGAACCTTCTTGTGGTCCGGACCACAGGGCGAACAGTCATCGCAACTCCCTTGAGCCGCAAGGAGAACACCCGATGCTGCCCTGGAATCGTGCCCTCAGGCCGCTCTCCGCCCTGCTGCTGACCGCAGCCGCCACCGTGCTCCCGGCTGCCACGACCGCGCAGGCCGCAGCCGCCCCCAGCAGCGGCTGGAACAACTACTCCTGCAAGCCGTCGGCAGCCCACCCCCGGCCTGTCGTGCTTGTGCCCGGAACCTTCGGCAACTCGGTCGACAACTTCCTCGCGCTCGCCCCGTACCTGGTCAACCGCGGGTACTGCGTCTTCTCCCTCGACTACGGACAGCTCCCGGGAGAGACATTCTTCGACGGGCTCGGCCCGATCGACGCGTCGGCCGGGCAGCTCTCCGTCTTCGTCGACAAGGTGCTCGCGGCGACCGGTACACCGAAGGCCGACATCGTCGGTCACTCGCAGGGCGGCATGATGCCGAACTACTACCTCAAGTTCCTCGGCGGAGCCGCCAAGGTGAATTCCCTGACCGGCATCGCGCCCGATAACCACGGCACCACCCTGTCCGGGCTCACCAATCTGCTGCCGTATTTCCCCGGCGCCGCCGACCTCCTGAAGAAGGGCGCGCCCGGGCTCAGCGACCAGGTCGTGGGGTCGCCCTTCCTCACCAAGCTGAACGCGGGCGGCGACACCGTCCCCGGGGTGCGTTACACCGTCATCGCCACCCGGTACGACGAGGTGGTCACCCCGTACAAGTCGCAGTTCCTGAACGGGCCCGACGTCACCAATGTGCTGCTCCAGGACAAGTGCGCCCTCGACATCTCCGAGCATGTCACCATCGGCCTCACCGACCGGATCGCCTATCACGAGGTCGCCAACTCCCTCGATCCCGCGCATGCCAGTCCCACCACCTGCGCCTCGGTCATCGGCTGAGCACGGACGCACCGCCCGAAAAGGCGTGGCGCCCCCCGGTCAGGAGGGGGCGCCGCGCCCGCACCGGGTCAGCGGCCGCGACGGCCTGCCGGGACCGTCCTGCGCCGGGCCGCTCCGAGCAGGGCGGCGCCCCCGACCGCCACGGCGGCCACGCCGCCGATCGCCAGATACGGGGTGCCGCCGTTCCCGCCCGTCTCCGCGAGGTTCTGCTCACCCGTCGCCGCCACCGGGGCCGGTGCCGAGCCGCCCTGGGCGGCAGTCCGGCCGGCCTCGTGCGACGGTTCCGGCGCCGGGACGGAGCCGGCCGAACTCCCGTGATGATGCGAGACGGTGGACCGGCCGGCACCGGCGGCGATCTCCTGGGCGTTCGGCGCGGAGGCCACCGGCGCGGGCGAGGCGGCCGCCCCCGCGCCGCCGTTGTCCCGGCCGAACACCACGTCGGAGCAGGTGTAGAAGGCCTCCGGGCTGTCCGAGCGCTGCCAGATCGAGTAGATCAGATGGCGCCCCGACTTCGCCGGGAGCGTGCCGTCGAAGACGTAGTCGCCGTTCTCCAGCTTCGGGTCGGTGACCGTGGCGAACGGCTTCGCTTCCAGGTCCGCCCACTTCAGTGGCTTCGCCGGGTCGTAGCCGTCCTTGGTGAGATACAGCTCGAAGGAACCCTTGTGCGGTGCGGTGGCCTTGTAGCGGAAGGTGTGCCGGCCCGCGGTGAGCCGGGTGGACGGCCAGTCGGCACGCGGCAGGTCGAGCCCCTTGTACTTGTCGTTGCCTGCGCTGCACAGCTTCCCGTCCGGGATGATCTGCTTCGACTTCCCCGCGGCGTCCGCGATATTGACCGCGTTCCAGTCGTAGAGCGGCTGAGTCCCGCCGGCCGCGACGAGTGCCTTGCAGGCGGCGGAGTCCGGGCTCTCGGGTCCTTCCGCGAAGCAGGCGGACACCCGGCTGACCGGGTCCGTCATCGAGCCGTGGGCAGCGGCAGGGACGGCAGCGAGGCCGAGCAGCGCCGCCGGCACCATGCCGAGGGCGGCGACGGCTGCGGCCTTGTGACGAACGGTCATCGGGGCGTACTCCTTCGGCGGGGGCGTGGGAGCCGCTGGGCGGGGTGGGTGACCGGCCCGGTGCGGCGCTCAGCACGCTAGCCCGCCGGAGACCGGAAACCGCCAGCCGGAACCGGCTGATGGTGATCTTTATGGCCGGGTTAAGACGAGGCTAAGCGGGGGCTGAGAAAGGGCGTGGAAAGGGCTGCCAACGGCCGCTCTGCACCACTGCCGCACACAGCCCGGGCCGGCGCACGGTCCGGCAGACCTCTGTCCGGGAGGCGCGCCGGCCCCGCCGACGGCAATCAGCCCGATTGTCGGAGGCGGCTGAGAGCATCGGCACATGACGATCAACTGGGATGCCGTTGCCGACACGTTCGACGAGGAGGCCGACCACGGCCTGCGTGACGCCGAGGTGCGGAAGGCATGGGCAGCACGGATGAAGAGCTGGCTGCCCGACGAGGCGGCCGCGGTCCTCGACGTCGGCTGCGGCACCGGGAGCCTCGCGCTGCTCGCTGCCGAACAGGGCCACCGGGTGACCGCGGTGGACCTCTCGCCGCGGATGGCCGAGCAGGCCAGGACCAAGCTGGCCGGGTTCGGAGCCGAGGTCCTGCTGGGGGATGCCGCCCGTCCGCCGGTCGGTGGCCGCACCTTCGATGTGGTGCTCGCCCGTCACGTGGTGTGGTTGCTGCCCGATCCCGAAGCGGCTCTCAAGCACTGGTGCTCGCTGCTGGCTCCCGGTGGCAGGCTTGTTCTGGTCGAGGGTGTGTGGGGCGGAGTCGGTCTGTCCGCGGGGCAGCTGATGGCGGCCCTCGACCCGCTCACCAGGGCGGTGCACCACGACCTGCTCTCGGCGGACCCGGCGTTGTGGGGCCGGGAGGTCGACGACGAACGCTACGTACTGGTGGCCATGGCCTGAGCCGGAGGAAACCGGAGGGACGGGGTCCGAACCGTCCGGTGCGACGGCTCAGACGTACGGCAACTGCCCCCGCGCGGCCAGCAGTTCGAGCTCGTCGAGTGCCTGAACCGCTCGGCCGGCGGCCACCGGGTCGCGGTCGGCGAGGCCACTGGACGCGAATTCGTCCTCGTCCAGGCGCAGGACGGTGGCGCCGTCCGCCGACACCCACAGGTCGAGATCCAGGTCCTCGACCACCAGTTGACCGCCGGAGACCTCGGCGGGACGGGTCACATCGCAGTACCAGCCTTTCAGCTCCCCGGCGGCGTTCCGGACCTCCTTGACCGCGTACCAGCGGTCGCGCCAGTAGTGCTCGGTGAAGACATCGCCCGGTTCGAAACGTACGAACCCGAAGTCCCGCACCCCTGCTCCGGCCCACTCGGCGCGTACCGACACACCGGTGCCGTCGTCCGAGAGGACCGTGGCGGGGTAGCGGATCTTGGTGTGGCCCGCCTTGAGCAGGACCACGGTGACATCAGCCGAGTTCGCGGACATACCGCACCTCCGTTGCGCAGATCTCGTAGCCGAACCATTGGTTGATCGCCAGCATGGGTCCGTTGCCGGTGTCATTGCCGGTGTACGCCTCCGTATAGCCGGCCGCCGCGGCACGGTGCAGCGAGTCGTTCTTGACGAGCTTGGCGAGGCCTCTGCCGCGGAATTCCCGACGGGTACCGGTCATGCCCGATGAGTACCGGGCCAGGCCGTCGGTCCGTGCGGCGCTGAAGGCGGCGACCCGGCCGTCCACCACGGCCACCGAGGTCAGCTCCCGGTCGAGCCCCGGGTTGCGCCAGGTGTGCGTCAGCCAGTCCTCGTAGTCCGAGAACACCGCGCCGATGTCGCCGGGCTCGTCCGCCGTGGTCTCCGCGTCCGCCTCGAACAGCGGCCGTGGATCGCCGGCGAAGTCCGCCGCCGTACGCAACTCCACCCCGCGGGGCAGTGCCTGCCGCGGCGGCAGCGTGGCGCCGGCCATGCCGAGACGGAGGAAGTGGGCGGCGCGGCTCGCCCGGTACCCACGGCGTTCGGCGAAGGTACGGTTCGCCGGCTCGTCCAGCACCCAGGCGTACACGGCGGTCGCGCCGTACCCGGCGAGATGTCCCTCGGCGGTCTGCAGCAGCAGCGAACCCGCTCCGCGTCCCCACCGGCCGGGGCGGACATAGGGATTGCAGAATCCCTGGCCGGGCCTGCCCGCGTCGTACGCGATGCCGGCCTCCGCCGTTCCGATGATCTCGCCGTCCTCCTCCGCGACCAGCAGCCGGTACCGCTTGTCGGGGTGAGCGGTCGCCAGATCGAAGGCGACCTGTTCCGCAGTGGTCACCATGTACGGCAGTGCGGCACGCCGCGCATGGACCCAGGACTCGGCGTCGGCAGGCCGGAAATCACGGACGGTCACAGTCATGAGGTCGCACGCTACGGGGCCCCCAGCGCCTGCCGCCTCCTATTTTCCGGCCGCAGGGGCGGAAGTGAGGGACACTCGTGGAGTGACTCTGAAGATCGCCATTGATACGGAATCCGGCATCGCGCCGTACGAGCAACTGCGTGCCCGGATCGCCGGACAGGCCCGCTCGGGCCGGCTCCCGGCCGGTTACCGGCTGCCGACGGTGCGCGGACTGGCCGGAGAGCTCGGTCTTGCGGCCAACACGGTGGCCAAGGCGTACCGGGCACTCGAAGCGGACGGCGTGATCGAGACGCGGGGCCGCAACGGCACCTTCGTTGCCGCGACGGGCGACGCGGCCGAGCGCGAGGCGGCGGACGCGGCCCGTGCCTACGCCGAGCGCGCGGTACGGCTCGGGCTGGGGCGGGAGGCCGCCCGGGCGGCGGTCGATGACGCGCTGCGCGCGGTGTACACCGAGTAGGACGCGGTGTCTGCGCAACGCGTGGAGCGGTCCCGCACCCCGTTACAGATAGAGTCCCGCATCCGCCCCCCGCTCCTGGGCCGGCACCGAAGCCGGTCCCGCCCCCCGGCGCAGGGCGTACAGCTCAGCGAGCGTGGTGCCGTCGCGGCCGATGCCCTTCTCGGTGCCGAGCCAGGCAGCGGACTCCTTGCGGGTCAGCGAGCCCACCTCGATACGGGCCAGGCAGCGGCCGGGGCGGACGACCGCCGGATGCAGACGTTCCAGGTCCTCGTTGGTGGTCACGCCCACCAGGACGTTGCGACCCTGACCCAGAAGACCGTCCGTGAGGTTCAGCAGGCGGGAGAGGGCCTGGCCCGCCGTGTGCTTGGCCTCGCCACGGATCAGTTCGTCGCAGTCCTCGAGCAGCAGCAGCCGCCAGCGGCCCTTGGCGGACCCGTCGTCCTCGCCGATCGCGATGTCCATCAGGTAGCCGACGTCGTTGAACAGCCGCTCCGGGTCGAGTACGCAGTCGACCTGGCACCAGTCCCGCCAGGAGCGGGCCAGGGTCCGCAGAGCCGAGGTCTTCCCGGTGCCGGGCGGTCCGTGCAGCAGCAGGAGCCGGCCGGAGATGTCATCGGGGGTGACCTTCATCAGGCCGTCCAGCGCCTCGGCCACCGGCGCGGTGTAGTTGGCCCGGACCTCGCTCCAGGTACCCGCGGCGATCTGCCGGGTGGTGCGGTGCGGCCCACGGCGCGGAGAGACGTACCAGAACCCCATGGTGACGTTCTCGGGCTGCGGTTCGGGCTCGTCCTGTGCCCCGTCCGTCACCTGCTTCAGCACCTTCGCCGCCAGCTCCTCGCTGACCGCGGTGACCGTCACGTCGGCGCCGCGGTTCCACCGGGAGACAAGCAGAGTCCAGCCCTCGCCCTCGGCGAGGGTCGCGCTGCGGTCGTCGTCGCGGGCGGCCCGCAGCACGGCGGCGTCCGGCGGAACCAGGGTGAGCCCCTTCTTCACCCGGTCCAGTGAAGAACTGTGCGAATACGGCTGCTCGCCCGTCGCGAAGCGGCCGAGGAACAGCGCGTCGACGACATCGGAAGGCGAGTCGCTGTCGTCGACATTGAGCCGGATCGGCAGGGCGGCCTCAGGGTTTGCGGACATGGCGCCCATGATCCGCCACCGTGGCGGCCTGTGCACGCGCTTTGTGCGACGCGGCGCCCGAAGTCCCGTCCGGTGCGGGGCGGGTGCTGTCCTGAGATACCTGCGGCCCGTGGCGCGTCCTGATCACGCCGAACAGCTTGCAGGCGGCGACCGATGCGACGGCCGAGAGACCCGCCACCTCCGCGACACCCACCCCGGTGAGCCCCATGACCGGCAGCAGCACCAGGGTGAGGAGCAGCACCAGTGCGCACAACCCGCCCTGGAGACAGACCAGTCCCGTGGTACGGCTCCGGGCGCGCAGTACCGCGAAGTACAGCTCGGTGACGACCCGCAGCAGAGCGCCGGCGACCAGCCAGCGCAGCAGCGGGGTCGCATGCCGGGCGTACCCCTCGCCGAAGACATGCAGGATGTGCGGGGCCAGCGCGAAGAGGACAAGACAGATCGGCAGCACGATTGCGGTCACCCTCACCAGTGCGGCGCGCGTGGCGCGCCCCAGTTGCGCGGGGTGGTGCGCGCCTTCCACCGTGAGCGACGCGCCCATGTTGATCGCGAGCAGTTCAACCGTGCCGCCGATGGTGCTGGTGATGTAGAAGTACGCGTTGTCGGCGGAGCCGACCCGTGAGGCGACGGCGACCGGGATCAGATAGACCACGGCCAGCGCGAAGAGCGAGCCGGTGCAGTCCCCTGCCAGGAAACGGCCCAGCTCCCGGCAGCCGGGCGGGCTCGCGGTGTGCCGCGTCAGCTCCTCATGACGTGGTATCAGCCTTCGGAACACCAGACACCCCAGCGGCACCACGGACACCGCGATGGCGGCCGCCCAGGCCAGGAAGACACCGGCGGTCGGGGCGGCGGACGCGATCGCCACCAGCAGCAGCAGCTTCAGCGCGGAGAAGGCCGTGTTGCCGGCCGGCACCCAGCAGGCGCTGCGCAGACCGGTGAGTACCCCGTCCTGGAGGGTCAGCACCGACCAGGCGATGACCGCCGCGACGAATCCGAGTCCGTGCACCGCACCGTGCAGAAAACGGAATGAGGGACCCCAGAGGTTCAGGGTGAGCAGGAAGACCACCGCTGCGAGCCCGACGACCGCGGAGCTGCCCCCGTACATGAGAAGGACGAACCTTCCGGTGGCCTTTCCCGATACGGGGACGAACCGGGCCAGTGCCCCGGTGAGCGTCACCGCGGCGATGCCCGCCAGGAACTTCATGGCCGCGATGGCCGCCGAACCACGGCCGACCGCCGAGTCGGTGTAGTAGTGCGCGGCGGTCAGCCAGAAGCCCAGTCCCAGTACCGCGCTGACACCGGTGTTGAGCATCAGCGCGTAGGCGTTGCGGAACAGCGGGCTGCCGGACCTTCCGGAGCCCGCATCGCCGGTGCGTCGTTCAGACACGGCTCCCGGTGACCTTCCGACGGGCCTGGGAGGCTCTGCGGACCACGGCATACCCCTTGGTGAGAGCCCGGTCCCCGGCAAAGGCGCGCAGCAGGCCGCGGCCCTCGATCAGCCGTCCGAACTCCTCCCTGCCGGTACTGCGCCGCACCGTCAGACGTTCCAGGGCGTACGGCCCCTGCCTGCGCATGGCGAGTGCGTTGCCCACGGCGAGGGACTGGGCGAAGCCGGCAGCCCGAACGGCCCTGCGGACCCGGCGGCTGGAATGGCCGTACGGGTAAGCGAAGGACGCGGGCGGCAGACCGAGTTCGGCCGCGATGATCTCCTTGCAGCGCAGCGTCTCGAACCGAAGCCGGCGGTCGCCGACCCGGTCCAGATGCGGATGGCTGTGGCTGTGTCCGCCGATCTCGGTGCCCGCAGCGGCCAGGTCCCGGACCTGGCCCCAGTCGAGCATGGTGTCCGGCGCGTCGCCGGCCGGACACTCCCCGCGCAGCCATCCTGTCGACACGAACAGGGTGGCGGCGAATCCGTGTGCGGTGAGGAGGGGGAGGGCATGCCGGTGCACACCCTCGTATCCGTCGTCGAAGGTGATCAGCACCGGACGGCGGGGAAGCGCGTCCCCCGACCGCCAGGCGTGGGCCAGCTCCGTCGTGGTGAGCGGGGTGAAGCCGCCGTCGTCGAGCATGTCCAGTTGCTCGGCGAAGGCTTCGGGCGATACGGAGAGCCGGCGCGCCGCAGGCGAGGGACACCGGCCGATCGCGTGGTACATCAGGATCGGGACGGGGCGCGGTGTGCCGCTCATGCCGCCGCCCCCCGGGGGTGCCGGCTCTCTGCGGCCGGGTTTCCCCGGGGCGGCCCGTCGCCGGACGGGCCGATCGCCGTGGCCGTGAAACGAGCGCCGGTCCTGCGGGCCCGCAGGGACCCCACGAGGTAGCCGCCCACCGCGGCGGCGGTGCCCGACACGATGGCCGCCGCCCGCCCCGCGCCGCCGGGTCTGCCGAGCGCCGCGTCCCGGATTCCGCGTGCCACGCCCAGCGGCAGCACCCGGGTGGTGTAGCGCCGTTCGGACTCAAGGCCCCTGCCGGTTCCGGCACTTCGCGCGACAAGGGCTTTGGACAGGCCCTCGGCGTAGCAGCGGGTACGGAAGTAGGCGCGCCGCTCCCGCGCGGCAGGGACCCGGTGGCGGATCACCGCGCGGTCGTCGATCAGCAGCACCGCATGCGGCAGCGTCCTGGTCAGCCGTATGCAGAGTTCGGTCTCCTCGCATCCCAGCGGCCTTCTGCCGCCGTCCCTGCCGATACCGGTGGCGAAGCCCCCGGCGGCCTCGAACGCCGCCCTTCGGAAGGAAGCGTTCCCGCCCAGCACATTGCGCACAGGGACCCTGCCGGGGGGCAGCCCCCGGTAGGTGCAGCCGACCACCCAGTCGAACTCGTCAGGGAACCATGAGGGTCTGTGGCCCGAGGCCCAGACGGGCACGGTGCGCCCCCCGACGGCCATCACCCGGGGGTCGTCGTATCCGGAAGCGAGGTGACGCAGCCAGTCGGGCTCGGCCGCCGCGTCGTCGTCCAGGAAGGCGATGACCCCACCGCGGGAGGCGGCGATCCCGGTGTTGCGGCCGGCGGACAGGCCACGGGGTCCCGCGTTGGGGAGCACCCGCACCTCCCCGGCCCCACCCGGTCTGCCGGCACCGGTGTCCGTGTAGAACCGGCCGAGTCTCTCCAGCAGGGCGCGGTTGTGGTCCACCACCAGCAGTGTCTCCAGGGCCGGCCGT contains:
- a CDS encoding DNA polymerase Y family protein, with protein sequence MILCVRFTPGALPLGLIEDLTPVVQAFPPDVALADVRGAQRYFGRSAVELAALLRVRALAHHGLDCAIGVGPNPLLARMAARDARPGTTLAVDDAIAFLADRPAAALYGVGPKTARTLCSYGLDSIGRIAAAPLATLQRIAGARAGRELQERARGIDRTQVVPNAAARSIASERAFPRDELDRERHRRALLSLADELGARMRGEGQVCRSLTLTVRYADRSTTTRGRTLAEPTAHSVALTATAYAIHESLGLQRARVRGIGLRAEGLTPVEHSAHQLTFDPADDRARRIEAVADRARARFGPRAIVPGALAA
- a CDS encoding esterase/lipase family protein; the protein is MLPWNRALRPLSALLLTAAATVLPAATTAQAAAAPSSGWNNYSCKPSAAHPRPVVLVPGTFGNSVDNFLALAPYLVNRGYCVFSLDYGQLPGETFFDGLGPIDASAGQLSVFVDKVLAATGTPKADIVGHSQGGMMPNYYLKFLGGAAKVNSLTGIAPDNHGTTLSGLTNLLPYFPGAADLLKKGAPGLSDQVVGSPFLTKLNAGGDTVPGVRYTVIATRYDEVVTPYKSQFLNGPDVTNVLLQDKCALDISEHVTIGLTDRIAYHEVANSLDPAHASPTTCASVIG
- a CDS encoding lytic polysaccharide monooxygenase auxiliary activity family 9 protein; this translates as MTVRHKAAAVAALGMVPAALLGLAAVPAAAHGSMTDPVSRVSACFAEGPESPDSAACKALVAAGGTQPLYDWNAVNIADAAGKSKQIIPDGKLCSAGNDKYKGLDLPRADWPSTRLTAGRHTFRYKATAPHKGSFELYLTKDGYDPAKPLKWADLEAKPFATVTDPKLENGDYVFDGTLPAKSGRHLIYSIWQRSDSPEAFYTCSDVVFGRDNGGAGAAASPAPVASAPNAQEIAAGAGRSTVSHHHGSSAGSVPAPEPSHEAGRTAAQGGSAPAPVAATGEQNLAETGGNGGTPYLAIGGVAAVAVGGAALLGAARRRTVPAGRRGR
- a CDS encoding DUF402 domain-containing protein translates to MSANSADVTVVLLKAGHTKIRYPATVLSDDGTGVSVRAEWAGAGVRDFGFVRFEPGDVFTEHYWRDRWYAVKEVRNAAGELKGWYCDVTRPAEVSGGQLVVEDLDLDLWVSADGATVLRLDEDEFASSGLADRDPVAAGRAVQALDELELLAARGQLPYV
- a CDS encoding GNAT family N-acetyltransferase, with the translated sequence MTVTVRDFRPADAESWVHARRAALPYMVTTAEQVAFDLATAHPDKRYRLLVAEEDGEIIGTAEAGIAYDAGRPGQGFCNPYVRPGRWGRGAGSLLLQTAEGHLAGYGATAVYAWVLDEPANRTFAERRGYRASRAAHFLRLGMAGATLPPRQALPRGVELRTAADFAGDPRPLFEADAETTADEPGDIGAVFSDYEDWLTHTWRNPGLDRELTSVAVVDGRVAAFSAARTDGLARYSSGMTGTRREFRGRGLAKLVKNDSLHRAAAAGYTEAYTGNDTGNGPMLAINQWFGYEICATEVRYVRELG
- a CDS encoding GntR family transcriptional regulator, translated to MTLKIAIDTESGIAPYEQLRARIAGQARSGRLPAGYRLPTVRGLAGELGLAANTVAKAYRALEADGVIETRGRNGTFVAATGDAAEREAADAARAYAERAVRLGLGREAARAAVDDALRAVYTE
- a CDS encoding DUF5925 domain-containing protein translates to MSANPEAALPIRLNVDDSDSPSDVVDALFLGRFATGEQPYSHSSSLDRVKKGLTLVPPDAAVLRAARDDDRSATLAEGEGWTLLVSRWNRGADVTVTAVSEELAAKVLKQVTDGAQDEPEPQPENVTMGFWYVSPRRGPHRTTRQIAAGTWSEVRANYTAPVAEALDGLMKVTPDDISGRLLLLHGPPGTGKTSALRTLARSWRDWCQVDCVLDPERLFNDVGYLMDIAIGEDDGSAKGRWRLLLLEDCDELIRGEAKHTAGQALSRLLNLTDGLLGQGRNVLVGVTTNEDLERLHPAVVRPGRCLARIEVGSLTRKESAAWLGTEKGIGRDGTTLAELYALRRGAGPASVPAQERGADAGLYL
- a CDS encoding polysaccharide deacetylase family protein, producing the protein MSGTPRPVPILMYHAIGRCPSPAARRLSVSPEAFAEQLDMLDDGGFTPLTTTELAHAWRSGDALPRRPVLITFDDGYEGVHRHALPLLTAHGFAATLFVSTGWLRGECPAGDAPDTMLDWGQVRDLAAAGTEIGGHSHSHPHLDRVGDRRLRFETLRCKEIIAAELGLPPASFAYPYGHSSRRVRRAVRAAGFAQSLAVGNALAMRRQGPYALERLTVRRSTGREEFGRLIEGRGLLRAFAGDRALTKGYAVVRRASQARRKVTGSRV
- a CDS encoding glycosyltransferase family 2 protein; translation: MSAGEISVVICVYTEDRWEDILAAVASVLRQSRPALETLLVVDHNRALLERLGRFYTDTGAGRPGGAGEVRVLPNAGPRGLSAGRNTGIAASRGGVIAFLDDDAAAEPDWLRHLASGYDDPRVMAVGGRTVPVWASGHRPSWFPDEFDWVVGCTYRGLPPGRVPVRNVLGGNASFRRAAFEAAGGFATGIGRDGGRRPLGCEETELCIRLTRTLPHAVLLIDDRAVIRHRVPAARERRAYFRTRCYAEGLSKALVARSAGTGRGLESERRYTTRVLPLGVARGIRDAALGRPGGAGRAAAIVSGTAAAVGGYLVGSLRARRTGARFTATAIGPSGDGPPRGNPAAESRHPRGAAA